The following is a genomic window from Neurospora crassa OR74A linkage group III, whole genome shotgun sequence.
ATCAACACACCCATTGGCCTACTTAGACGAGAGAGCTCCTCTGCCAAGAATCGGTTACTGACACCCCACCCAAGTGAACCTCTCTTCGaaccctccaccaccaccagcgatGGCGGCCAGACAACCCACCGCAACACCACAGTCCGTGACTCCGAAGTGGCCGTGATCCCCCGTACCGACCGCGTCCGGTGCATCGAGAACCGCGCCCGCGAGATCCAGGGCTGGAGGGAAAACGTCTTCATCGAGAGGCTGCGTACCCAGCGGTATCGCCAGGGTGGCCACTACAACCACCACTTCGACTGGAGCTCCAATCGTGGGGGCTGGGGCCGTGTCAGCAGCTTCATGGTCTGGGTCGACGATGGTGATGGCAGcctggtgggtggtggtaccGAGTTTCCCCGCATGAAGAGGTCGAAGGATTCACGATGGTGTGCTTTTATTGAATGTCCCGGGAAAACGGCCAACAAAGGAGATGGACTGGAACAAACACCCGAATTGGGCGTGACTTTCAAAGTTATTCCGGGCAATGCTGTCTACTGGGAGAATTTCCGGTCGGATGGCACTGGCAGAGGATGGGTTGAGGCGTGGCATGCTGGCTTGCCAGTCGAGAAAGGGGTCAAGGTTGGGTTGAATATTTGGAGCACGGGGTATATCGAGTAGGCAATATCATAGGGGCAATGGACTTGCACAACGATCATTGCGAGTTGACGAAAATAGACAGCACGAACGAGACAGCCCGATCACACATGAACGCGATCCTCGACGACAGCCCCGCTTGTATCCCAAGGTGATTGACGCAGGTCGCATAACCTGACACTTGCGCTTTCGAGAGCCACCGGCCCAAGCAGTCCACCTCTCTTCAATTTTCTATTGAGAGGGGAGCTCATTGTGCAGCCCATACGTGGTATAGCGATAGCGGGTCTTGCTCCGCCATGTTTCACACGCCGAAGACACGTTACCAGATGGATGTGCCATCGTCATGTTGCATCACGATACCGAA
Proteins encoded in this region:
- a CDS encoding oxidoreductase, variant — its product is MLSYAVALIGILIVFNSPLNNLLFSNVNPHQCPGQIPQLHRIPLSTLNLREDLIALEGNSSLQCMPHTPAPVVHVYSREPLVLYIENFLSLDEREHLLGISEPLFEPSTTTSDGGQTTHRNTTVRDSEVAVIPRTDRVRCIENRAREIQGWRENVFIERLRTQRYRQGGHYNHHFDWSSNRGGWGRVSSFMVWVDDGDGSLVGGGTEFPRMKRSKDSRWCAFIECPGKTANKGDGLEQTPELGVTFKVIPGNAVYWENFRSDGTGRGWVEAWHAGLPVEKGVKVGLNIWSTGYIE
- a CDS encoding oxidoreductase; its protein translation is MLSYAVALIGILIVFNSPLNNLLFSNVNPHQCPGQIPQLHRIPLSTLNLREDLIALEGNSSLQCMPHTPAPVVHVYSREPLVLYIENFLSLDEREHLLGISEPLFEPSTTTSDGGQTTHRNTTVRDSEVAVIPRTDRVRCIENRAREIQGWRENVFIERLRTQRYRQGGHYNHHFDWSSNRGGWGRVSSFMVWVDDGDGSLVGGGTEFPRMKRSKDSRWCAFIECPGKTANKGDGLEQTPELGVTFKVIPGNAVYWENFRSDGTGRGWVEAWHAGLPVEKGVKVGLNIWSTGYIEQHERDSPITHERDPRRQPRLYPKVIDAGRIT